A genomic segment from Macadamia integrifolia cultivar HAES 741 unplaced genomic scaffold, SCU_Mint_v3 scaffold1676, whole genome shotgun sequence encodes:
- the LOC122064517 gene encoding uncharacterized protein LOC122064517 yields the protein MATSVLRSQDCLRDRFSTETLSSPSFKPCRNPNPNLHPKPKPKPKPNPNPNPSSTRSAQKKRTSVGSKGKESRRSRCETSVARLPAKNLIMGQVTILKRGEVLKLSEVDRVPDVVAEEAKIDEVYDLCSIDRLGPEPDTVPNQIGLADVKSVDCVFAGSAFFTSPPPSSLPLPRFFTKKDLRSKNDDAATDLQRILPLDLL from the coding sequence ATGGCTACTTCGGTTCTCCGCTCACAAGATTGTTTGAGGGATCGGTTTTCAACAGAAACCCTCTCATCTCCTTCCTTCAAACCTTGccgaaaccctaaccctaatcttCACCCAAAGCCTAAGCCTAAGCCTAagcctaaccctaaccctaaccctagctcCACTAGATCCGCCCAAAAAAAGCGAACTTCGGTGGGATCCAAAGGCAAAGAGAGCAGGCGAAGTCGCTGCGAGACGTCCGTCGCAAGATTGCCTGCCAAAAACCTGATAATGGGGCAAGTTACGATATTGAAGCGTGGTGAGGTGTTGAAGCTGTCGGAGGTGGATCGAGTACCTGATGTGGTCGCGGAAGAGGCAAAGATCGATGAAGTTTATGATTTGTGTTCAATTGATCGGTTAGGTCCGGAGCCGGACACGGTACCGAATCAGATCGGTTTGGCAGATGTCAAGTCGGTTGATTGTGTTTTCGCTGGGTCAGCTTTCTTTACTTCTCCTCCTCCAAGTTCCCTTCCTTTACCTCGATTTTTCACCAAGAAGGATCTGCGGAGCAAGAATGATGATGCCGCGACGGATCTACAGCGGATACTGCCGCTAGATCTGTTGTGA